The Silene latifolia isolate original U9 population unplaced genomic scaffold, ASM4854445v1 scaffold_119, whole genome shotgun sequence genome contains the following window.
AAAAGTGACCTCTCAATTTCTGTGtgaaaaataaattgaatttaggAGGACAAACATGGACTGGAATTTGAAAAAACTCAAGGACCATGTTCTACAGGATTTGGGAGTTGAGGTTAGCTATGATAAGTGTTGGTGGGCAAGATGTAGGGCTAAATTGATCTTTTATGGAAACAACAAAGACCAGTATGCCAAGATTTATGACTATGCTGATGCTTTACAGAAGTATAACCCTGATAGTACAGCTTTAGTTCAGTGTGAGGGCATTGAAAGGCCTCCAGTTGTATTCAAGAGGTTGTATGTTTGCCTCAATGCTTGTAAGGACGGGTTCATCAATGGTTGTAGGCCACTACTGTTAGGAGTTTTTGGTTGCCATTTGAAGGGAGCATATCCAGGGATGTGTCTTGTTGCAGTTGGACAAGATGGTAACCATAACCTCTATCCTATAGCATGGGCAGTAGTAGAGGTTGAAAACAAGGACTCTTGGTGTTGGTTTCTGGAGTTGCTGTCAAGTAATTTAAGTAAGGTGGAAGGGAAAGGTCTGACATTTATGTCAGACATGCAGAAGAGATTACTTGATGCACTAAATAGGGTGGTGCCAAAAGTTGAGGTTAGGTATGGTGTGAGACACATGTGGTCTAACTTCAAGCTTACTTGATCCGGTGAAGTTTACAAAGATACTTTTTGGTAAGCAAAGGGCAACAACTGAGGTAATAAGatctttcattttcttaatttataTAAGATTTTAAATTCTTTGACTTCAATTTATATAAGAGTTTTCCTAATTTTCTACTTATATGTAGGCTGAATTTAAAGCTCAGATGAAAGGAATGGAGATATTATCCAAAGAAGCTCATCAACGGTTGAATAAAATCCCACCAAGTGCATGGTCAAGGCATGCATTTTCCACTCAAAGTAAGTCAAATATGCTCCTCAACAACTTGTGTGAGTCATTTAATAATGTCTTGAGAGAGGTAAGGGACAAGCCTATCCTCACCCACATGGAGTGGATGAGGAGATATGTCATGAAGAGAAACTTTGAGAAAAGGGAAGGAGTTGGGAAATATAAAGCCAAGTTCATGCCTTATGCTGAAAAGTACACTAAGAAAGTTATTGAAGAGTCTAGGTTTTGTTTGGTTGAACGTGCAACAACAGAGTTGTTTGAGGTGGAATATAGGGGAGAGTTTCACAATGTTAATTTACACACGAGATCATGCACTTGTCGTCATTGGGACCTCACTGGACTCCCTTGTATACTGAAGCAAAGACAAGTTGTGTAAGATTATATTGATGAAGCCTACTCTAAAGCTAAGTATGAGTCAGCATATGCACCTGTTGTTTTACCTATGCTGGGTCTAAACGATGAGAGAAGAGTGACTTACCTGAACCTCTACCACCACATGAGAGGAAGATGCCTGGCAGGCCTTCAAAGAAGAAAAGGAGGAAGAAAGCTGGTGAAGCACAGACAGAGAAAGTAAAGAGGCAGAAGAGGTCCAACAAATGCAGAGTATGCAGTAACTGCGGTGGGTTAGGACACTATAAAAGGACCTGCAAGAACCGAGCAGCTGAGGCTAGAGCTCCTAAAAATGCAGGTGGCAGACCATTGGTGAATACAGAATGGGCAAAGGAAAGAAAATATAAGGTTGCAACAAGAAAGGATATAAAGGAAGCATACAAGGCTGCTCATCCTTCTCAAGTTGCAAGTCAAGTTAACCCTTCTCAGTCAGGCACACAAGGAAACACGGTAGCTGAATCAAGCTGGGCTAGGGAAAATAGTTGAAGGATTAGTTTAGAAATCTGTAATATAACTTCAAGTTatgtgttttgtttgctgtttcTGAAAGTTTTGTTTCCTTAAACTTCTTATTTAAGTTGCTATATAATTTTGGACAAGTTTGCCTAATTTTGGACAAGTATTTAGATGTAATGTTGAACAAGTATTTGGAATGCAATGTGACAACTTACTTTGAAACAAATTAGGCTTTTTATGTTATATTTCTCTTGATTAATAGCCAATTTCATTACAAGTACATTTATCAACTTATCTAAATGGCTAAACCATCAATACATATGGAAATTGACAAGTACATTCTAAATTTTAACCTACAACAATTTGAATACAAGCAACGTCAATATTGTTGTGACAATAATAGATACGCAAATGCCATGTTTTCCATTTCTACCATTCTTCTCATCCATCTTCTTCACTTCTGATTTAAGGTTGTCCAACTCCATCTTCAGCATTTTCCTCTCTTCCTTAAGTGATTGAACCTCACAATTTAACATACGCACCTCACTTTTCATGCGATTTTTTTGAAACAAAATTTTATTCGCAACATCCATTTGCCAATTAGTGGGATTAAGATCAATCCACTGAAAAAACTTACAACCACGCACCTTAGTGGCTGGGTTGTATGTAGCACAAGCTTGAAGCCTCCTACCTGGGTTATTAGTCGTCCATGAAGTGGCAAGAGCAGTTGGGTTGCCACAATAACATGTTCGTCTACCTACAATACTACATCCTGAGCTACAAGGGGAAAGACTATTCTCAGACCAATTTGAAGACATTTTACGCAAATTGACGAACCCTAATTAACTTGAATTTGGGGAAATTTGATTTACAAGGTATAAGATTGGAAATATGGTAGAAatctatataaaataataaaacatgaACCAAACAAATTTTTCTTTCCCGCCTACGCGCTTAACTCCCACACCTATATTGCACACAATTTTATCAATTCTCATTTTACGGCCCACCAATCAAATTAGCccatttaatcaaatataatcctTGGTGGATTACTAATTAGATTAGCTCACTAATAATCTAACGATTGTGAAATATTTTCGTCCATGTCGCTTTCTATCTTATCACATCCTTCGTCTTTCTTCGCATATATTATGATTCATAATACAATCTCACTTCCATTTTAAATCACATCTAAAATTAATTTCCCAGCAAATAAATATTCCCCCACCGCCCCGTTCATTTGTTCACCTTTATTTTTCACACAATTATTAAGGGAATGAGAGGGGGTAACTGGTGGTTAGTGTTATTAAATGACAAGTTGATCATTATGGATATATGAGATAAAAATACTCATAAAAAAACACCTTTAATtggaaagataaacaaatgaatggAACACCCTAAAATAAaaatggtaaacaaatgaccgggagcGGGGGAAGTAGTTTTCTTATAAGTTCCAAGTTCATTGCTCCTTTAACAATCAATCGATACCTTTCTTTGTACTGATAGATTGCAACGTGTCGTCCAAATGAATAACGGGTTACTCCGACATAATATATGTATTAGATATATTTCATTGCATGATTAGATTATTAATTTTTAAGATGTTGCTAAGTCTTTTATTTGATGATTTTATATAGATGAGTTGAGTAAATCATTATCTTTTTTCGGAAGATCTTAGGTTGcgtttgaaaatattttatcgTTTTGAGGTTCATGTAAGTACCGATTTTGTACAAACTTAAGAAGTTCGTATACGTTATGTCCCCACACTTTAAATTAAACGCTGTTTCTCAATCATTGTTTACATTTGATAAAACTATCGCTCATAAGAATAAAAAAAGGTGAACAAATTACTGGGATAAGGAGTACAAAGCTAAGTACTAGAATCCAATAAGAAGAAAGGAAATCGATCAAACTTCAAGCTGATGAACTTTTACTTTAGTATTGAAAGATCACTTATTAAATTGAATTATATCAATTCTTTTTTGCTTCGTTGCTAAATCATTCACCGTTCTTAACCATGATAAACTATAACTAGCTCCTTCGCATGATTATTGCTTTTGAACAAGTTAAACAAAGGTAATACAACCAACTTTATTCTTTTTCAGTACCTTTAGTAAGGTAATTAGCATCTGAAGTCATTGGTAAATATACTAAATTTATGCTTTAAAAGGGTTAGCAAATACGGTGTAGTTTGTATATATTCTGTTTATGTACATTAAAAATTTGTTCTCTTGAAATTTGCAATAAATTGGTAACGCAAATTAAATATGTTTGGTAGAGTTGTTATCAATCCAAATAGAAATAATACTAAAAAAATGTTTAAAATGCTTTTATATAtgcccgtgcaactttgcacggatATTAAGCTAGTTTTGTATATAATAGAAACATGATAGAATAAAATAGAGCAAATTGAAATAGGgtagaattaaattgaaatgattTGGTAAAATTGACGAAGAAATTTCAATTGAAGAATTGGAGAGATGAAGAAAGACTGAAAATAGGAGTAAAATAGAAGAAGCGAACCAAGGATTATAAAGAAGGAGGGTAAGGGTAATGATGTCATAAAAAATGAACTTAAGTGACAAAAATTCAAATTGAAGTCAATTGTCCACCGGAGTTAAAGATAATTTTCGAGTTAACCCCAAGATAAGGACCTAAACTTTGCTTATTTTTCCAGTTAAGGACTTCTACTTCAAAATTTTCCAGTTAAGGACTTCCAATACTACTTCCGTCATATCTGCCATTTACCTTTTaaactaaaaacaaaaaaaataaaataaaaggcttaaTCTCCTCATTCCCATCTCTAATATTTTCCTTATATTTATCTTTATATTTATAGCTTTTAAATGACCATGAAGACTTCTTATTTGTTAGGGGAGGACCTAagaatttttattattataaaaggGTTTCAAGACACTTTGTTATTTACCTACGAATTGTTGGTCCCAACAACAATTTTTTGACTATCAATACTGTGAATTGTTGGtcccaacaacaataataacaataattgtgACAAAATATTAATAAACATAGCAATATTCGTGGAAAAATACAAATATTCGTAGCAATATTCAAAAGTGATCACATTTAACTGACAAATGGTCACAAAATTCCGTCTTATTGTTTCAAACCAAAATAAACCGTCTAAAGGAAGTCCAACTCATACATCTtagttttaaaattttaatttttatttggaTTTAGCTCCTTCAAGGATAGAATATATAAATTTACATAAAAATTATAATGACAAATAATatatattttaaaattttaatataGCTAGTTAACCTACTAGTTAATAGTGGATTTCCAATATAAAATGGTTGTTCTAAGTTATAATAAATCATTTACTGGTATCTAAGATCGTTGTAATATAAAACAACATTTGAGCGGAATGTAAAACAATTCTACACATACATACAAGTAAGATTATTTGTGTATATGATCGCTTTCTTAATGCTAGAGTTCATTTATTGTGGAAACGATTTTTATAGTTGTTATGGATGGCGATTATAGACATCCGAATGGATATTAAAGATGCTTAAGTAATGATTTAAGTTCTACGAGCAATGATTACAAACAACTAGCGTATTAAAAGCGCCTCAAATATTATTTAAATCCTAAatcctgaaaaaaaaaaaacgttattataaaagtgttcattttatattaaaagtcatttttttatttaaaaaaatgttCACTTTTTAATATAAGATGTTTAACTTGTGTTCCACCACATCATACAACAGTCGTGcacaactaataaaataaaaggactTTAATTTCACCATGTTTAAATTGACGTGTCTGTATTGACTAGCAAACGATATTAAATCATTGAATCACAAATAAAAAGTAGAGAAACACAAAAGAAACGGAATAAAATCAAAACTAgaaaataaacaaacaatcatacttAAAAGGAAATCAAAATTAAAACTAGAAGATGAAAGGTAGACCTGACAGAAGATTAAACTTTGCGCGGCGGCGGTGGCGTAGAAAGGCGGTTGCGAAAAGATAGGGTTTGTTAGAAGGCGGCAGtgaaaaatttagggtttttgaaaAATGGGAATTTTTTCGTGTTTGGTACCATTTTCCTCAGTTAGAATTTGTGGCTTTATATGGGAGTGTAGGGTGACTGGTTGAGTGGCCAGTTGGCTACCAACTTTTGGTCTTTTGGTTACTCAATTTACGAGTTACACATCCGTCCCCAAATATCCCTTATTGTTTATCAGTAGACggattatacatctgatataTTACCACCAATTTTATGGTTTCTGAGTATTATAATaaattttttgagttttgttttaaaattatgagttttactataaagtttttgagtttattcacttaaacatgaagctctaaaaaattataataaaactcaaaaacattatatataaatttagtaaaatttgagttttgatggaaaaataaaaataaaatctaacttataaattttaataagctcaaaaaaatataaatatgctcaaaaacaaataaagcatGAGGTTATAAGCTCAAAAaatatacatatatgctcaaaaacaaaaaagttgAAGGTAGTATATCcaatgtatgttcctttttctctatcccattaattatttattaaccattgattaatttaattaatctctTTTTTGATAATGTGATTTTTGTGATATACTTTATATTAGACTAGACTTGAGTGACCTGGTTTGGTTCGGACTACCTCTTTAAAAACTGCCTGAAGGTGAGGGCCGGATTGGCAAGGCCGAGTGTATGGGCCTACTTTCAAGGCCCGAACCCAAAACAAGTTCTTTGTTTGTTTCAATAAATTATAAACGGAaattattttcgcagtacaattTTTACTCATTAGAATACTACTTTTTACATAGTATTTTCTATTTGTGTACCCCTACTTTTTACACAGTATGATGGACTGTTGCATAGCACTGGCAACGAGATAGGTAGATAAAAATGTAAAGGATAAACgaatgtaaaagtaaataaacaaacaagacgatgtttaaaaaattggttcagctcctactccgtaGCCTACAtacaaccgttattttattgcttgtttagaaatttactcaaagttaactaaaccccttacaatgaaaataactcgccaaccaaCTCCGGTTGCAACTCAAACTTATAGCtcctccgcttcaagagtttcaaggttctatctcacaggtttacagatcttttgaatctcagtggttcacttaaatgaacatggagattcaCAATTAAAGACTAAACACGAGATCATTGAACATACTCTTATGCAACAGtgaagcgaactgatacttgaaGATTTACAACTTTGaaaaacaaatgaagactttgAAAACAGAAAACGATTTTGCAAAtttttgaagaacaaagcttaaaATGGTGAAATGATTTTGCAAATGTTTTACAATGAGTGTTCTGAAAAGTCTTGGGAATAAATGATAAATGAGAGGGTTATTTATAGACGGAAGAAGTGTGTAAGAGAAAGATCTTAATACTTTTTCACTCAAATGTCCAAAGGTTTGTAGGATGTATTATCATTTAAAAATAAAGAAGGACAATCAGGTTGCAAGGCTCAAGGCAGCTGCATTTTTCCAAAGCAAAGAGTGTATCTCATAAAattatgggaactcacaatttcgCCCAAAATAGAAAAAGCAAAAGACCCATTTTTAGCATAAAAATCCACTTGCATTAATAAGATTGACATCTTTATTTTAGCTTGCAAGAATATCCTTTTTGTTCTGAGTTGTTCTTCAGATTTGGAAAATGATATCTTTTTGAAAACAATAAAGCTTTTTGAAAGATTTTGAACACTTGTGAATTTTTCGAAAATTTCTCCATACGGCAGTACCAgagcgagaggaattggttttcttctcccgtcatgtgacgagagcatccactatctaaTTACCAATTGTTGTTGCCTCCCACTAATGCCTATACAAGATCAAACAATTAGTttgggaacccaaacaagtttgggtcccTTTTTGACACTAGCTTGTTTCACCAAGTCTTTCTTGATCCATACCTTTTTAGCTAATTTAGTGTTCTTTTATAAGTCACGTTTTCTCTTTTTATAATTGTTAAACTCATGACCAGTATTACCACAGTAGTTGCAAATAACATATTCAGGAAGTCCAACGTACTTTTGTCTTCTAAAATCAGTTTTGCTTGGGTCCTCATTTCGGATGCAACAGAGCGtgctactgttgcatttgaaaccaagttcaGCATTCTTTGCAAGTTTTTCATACTCTTGGGACTGTTTTAGAGGAAATTttaaaacattctgacttccttcccattttaaatAGAATATTTTAGCCTCAGCTAGTTCCATTTTCAAAGTCTCAACTTGAGCAAGAAGATCATCGTTTGATTTTTGCACTCGTTCTAAAGCGCTCTTAACATGACTTGAttcatcatttaacatttcagcaATTTTGACAAGATCATCTTTTCGACTTTCacatgttgttagattaatcaaaagttggtcacgttctttggTTAATGTCTCGATTTTAGCAAGGTGATTGATATTTCCCACTTTGTCAAAAGCTTTTTTAGCATGACTAGCCTCGTCACTTAACAATAAGGCAATTTCCTCGAGTTGTTTGTTATCAAGTTTACAGGAAGTGAGATCAACTAATAAAGAGTCACGTTCTTTAGGTAGTGAAGACGCAAGTTTAGTAAGAGACTCGATTTCTTCACTAGCGTCTGATACAAAAGTGCGGTGTTTTGTTGCAGGAGCCATTTCAGCCTTTTTAGCTAGAACCAAATTCTGTTTAAGAAACTTTTTGACCTCTTTTTCTCAACTCAGATATGTACTAAGTTGATCAATCTCATTTAGACATTCAGTTAAGTTAAAGTTTTCTTCAGCTATGTTTTCAATTTCATTTTGCATAGCTTTAAACTTATTATTTTGAACACGACATTTATTAATGAATTGGTCTAAAAGACGACAcactttgtctttagagaaagatcgaatcTTTTTCTTGAGATCATTTACCTCATGGTCAGAGTTTGATTCGGAATCAGCGGAGTTAGCCATAAGACACTTGACACTTTCTTTCTTTGTTGACTTTGGAACATCATTGCTTGATTGAGAAGAGATCGTCTTAATCTTAATCTGCACCCGCTCAAGGCAAgaagtgtgtaagagaaggatcttaaTACTTTTTCACTCAAATGTGCAAAGGTTTGTAGGATGTATTATCATTTAAAAATAAAGAAGGACAATCAGGTTGCAAGGCTCAAGGCAACTGCATTTTTCCAAAGCAAAgagtatttttcataaaatttatgGAAACTCGCAATTTCGCCTAAAATAGAAAAAGCAAAAgacctatttttagcatgaaaattCACTTGCATTAATAAAATTGACATCTTTAATTTAGTTTTGTTCATAAAAGTATTAGTACTACACAAATTCTCActtgtgacggacactatccgtcacaagtgagTGACGGGTCACCTCCCTCTCACACAAATACAAGTGGGAGAGCAAGTGGGGCGAAAATGGAGCACCCCACTTGCCTCCCACTTGCATATGTGTGAGAGGGAGGTGACCCGTCActcacttgtgacggatagtgtccgtcacaagTGAGACTAGCTGTTAGTACTATTGCTGGTTCATCAACTGTTCTAGTACAAATCACGCGTCTCTCTCTCTCTAACTTCCTCTCTCTTACTTTCCCAAaagggaaaatgcacgcggtgcccttgaactttgatgATTTGCCCGAAATATCCAAATTTTTtatccggaaaactttaagaggctataactcgtTTTTACGGGCTCAaaaagtgacgattttttttcaaattgattatcttttcgagaattacgacttgaaaaaaaaaattgtcgagtttggaattcgtgtccaagagatatggtcactcaaagtttgttcggtaaaaaaaactttgacgtacaaaaTCTCCTAGCCACGGaatccaaatacgacaatttttttttcaaatcgtagttctcggaaagataaccaatttgaaaaaaaaattatcactttctgaactcgtagACACGAGTTATAGACTCTTAAAATTTCccggaacaaaaaattgggtatttcgggcaaaaatcgaaacttcaagggcaccgcgtgcattttcccttCCCAAAACAACCAAAAAACAAACCCTATTTTTTGCTCCGCCGCCTCCTCTGATCACGCACAACCATCCCCCGCCTCCCTTACCCCTTCGCCGGAGATGGTGTCGTCCCAAGGCCTATCTCCGGCGAATCATCGCATCTCATTTCAGTTTCCGCTCCCTCCGAttgacctcggttttggttcctCTTGACGGTGAACGATAGCCTCCGTTGGTCGGGCGATGGTGTCTTCGGGTGGTTTCCTGGTTTGTTTCTTTTGCTCTTCCCGCTCCTTCGGTCTCTGTCCTGTCATTGAATGTTATACATGCAACCCAGGGGTGTTCCCCGTCCCCTCGCCCCTTCCCCCCACCCCTGGTAGAAATCAATCCTCCTTGTCGTCTTTATGTCGGTTGGTGTCGATGGGCATAGCTCATCTTGTTTGGGCTTTGTGTCGTGGTGGTATGGTTTGAGCTTTGTTGGTGTCCCTTTCCCCTCGGCCCTTTCCGCCACTCGTTGTTCCCTTTCCCGGTATGTCGGTTGGTGTCGTTGAGTTTCTCGTGGTTGATCTAGTTTCATGTAGGCCAATGGTCCTGGGGAGTCCTGATTGGTGTCGGGGGTTGCTGTTGGTGTTTTTGGTGTCATGTGGTTCCGCTTCATCGGTCATGTTTTTGGTATGTCGTTTCCGTCTCTTTTGTGTATGAGGTCAAGTTTGGGGACTTTTGATGGAgatgtgtggggtttggtgaggTCGGGTGTTTGGCTGTGTTGTTGGGTCGGGTCGGATGCGGTGGGATCCTTTTCTCGAGTATGCTTAAACCAGGGTTAGCATATTTTATGTTTTTTCTCATTCTGTTTTTTCATATAATAAATTACTGGTGGTTTGTGGTGTCCTGTCCTCTTATCCACGGGTCAAGTAGGACGACTGGTAGAGTGCATTGGGTTTGTGTTGAGCCATTTTCTCTGAGATCTCCAGAGATGGTTTTGGTGAAGGGGAAGGTTAAGTGGTTTTCTCCTTTAGTTCCCACCTTTTTACTCGCTTTTCTTGGCTACGAGTTTCTCGTCAGCGGGGGTTATGTTCCAAAGTGTAGGAGTTTACTCTCCTCTGGAGACAGATTTTCATGGTCTGTTATCCGCCTTTTCTTTCTACGTCCTTGGGGCGTAAGTGGACTTTGTTCTTTCTCGTTGGGTCAGGGGGCTCGCTGGAACCCAGATGACGTGTACTACAGCCTAGGAGATGAATCTCCAAGACGCTTTAGGgggtcttgttgcaggtattttTCTGAAGCTAGTTCGATCAAGACGAGTAAAGGGGGAGTTGTTTTTATGGGGGCTCGTTGGTTTCCCGAGAAAGTTTATCACAGCctaggagatgaatctccgagactcGTTCCTgggtcttgttgcaggtatttctccgaaGCTTCATCTATTATGACAAGAAGAGATGGGTACTTTCCTTGGGGCGATGCTTGCCCAAAAAAAGATTGCTAGGGATGTTGAGATTGAAGTCCGTGATCAGACATCCGTCTTTTGCCATCGTCACGATGCTGCGAGCCAATGCATTTACCTTGTTGTTTTCGGTTATGTTTTTATTAGTTCTTTAGTGTTTTATGTTGTTGTTTATTGGTATGGTTTAGTTAGCCATACCGCCGCAATGTAAAACTCTTTCTTTccagctgtcaaaaaaaaaaaaaaagtatcagTACTATTTCATCAACCCTCAGAATGGGCACATCACGTACATGACAAGATAATAGAACAATCTCGGAATTACGGaatatttggtttttgctttACTGGTCTTGCTATTCTCAACCGTAATTCAAATGTTTCACTGGATATAAATGTTAGAGGTAACAACCAACATTCGTGTCCTCTTGATGAGCCACCCTCACCAACACGTTGGTCCAAAATCAAGTCCAcatatgacccgacccaaaattaAATCTTCATTTGAGTAATACACTCACTCTCCCACCCCTCATTTGAAGAATCAAGGGTGATAAGAACAACACAAATTCTTACTTAAGACGGGTACAATCCGTCTTAAGCTTACGACGGTCAAATACATAACAAATAACATGGCAGGTTGCCTAGGAATTACCAAAAGCTGTATTTATTAGTTATTACCACCAAGTAGaagttgttccgggtgtaattccagagcagatatttgtcaccactcgtagcttgaagaatgatgtcttgacttgaatcctcctttcggtctcctgaaacgatgaacaaactgagggctcggctttggaccgagcgaactcactccgacactcaagtcagttaacttagagagataagttgcgattacttggcgaagtatatattgtagagagataaggaagatattaccagatgaatagtgattcttaggttcaattgtggatcctttcctcaatgagggttgaggagtatttatagactttcaccttttgtcacgtagtggccaagtggccaagtggctagcaggtggaaagaccgttctaccctcggccgatgggtcttggatatgagtacgcggatatgtgccccggctggctggttgccatgccgagacccaggtgacaggccgatgggctgcatcggctaggctgtctaagtcgttgacttgctgtggatatctttgaccttgctcaatatgttgacttggtcagcggtgcagaatatgccccatcaatttgcccccaacgtagtctatgccgtggtatgggctccgatgtatgttgagcgtatattctgcgtaagtaatttgcaaaaaaaatttctg
Protein-coding sequences here:
- the LOC141637548 gene encoding uncharacterized protein LOC141637548, which gives rise to MDWNLKKLKDHVLQDLGVEVSYDKCWWARCRAKLIFYGNNKDQYAKIYDYADALQKYNPDSTALVQCEGIERPPVVFKRLYVCLNACKDGFINGCRPLLLGVFGCHLKGAYPGMCLVAVGQDGNHNLYPIAWAVVEVENKDSWCWFLELLSSNLSKVEGKGLTFMSDMQKRLLDALNRVVPKVEAEFKAQMKGMEILSKEAHQRLNKIPPSAWSRHAFSTQSKSNMLLNNLCESFNNVLREVRDKPILTHMEWMRRYVMKRNFEKREGVGKYKAKFMPYAEKYTKKVIEESRFCLVERATTELFEVEYRGEFHNVNLHTRSCTCRHWDLTGLPCILKQRQVV